The following nucleotide sequence is from Cucumis melo cultivar AY chromosome 1, USDA_Cmelo_AY_1.0, whole genome shotgun sequence.
TTGATGTGTGAGCTTTCTTTAGACGAGGACTAATGGGTACTCTTCATTGTTTCTCAgtaaatttaatcttttttttttttcctttttggatgttttatttatttattatttgatttttagtctaatttaaaaatatataggttatttgggtttttaaaattaagcttattaTAAAGATCAGAGGCAAACTTGAGATTTTGAGGTATTTGTATGGTATCTCTAAATGGGGCTTTACCAACCTTCTACTCAAGGTCGAACACTTGAAGCTAAGTCTCTAGAGAGAATATCATAACATTTTAAATGTTTTCCACTAAATTCACTCAATATTCTTTTAATAGTTTTTCACCACATATACACTTCACACTTAGTGCAGCAAAAACCGTCCACATATTGTAATCATGTCTAAATTGTTAAAGTAGATAGCAAAAGCTTATGACACttcaaatataattttggaCTCATAATGTAATTTGTTACTgatcaaattttggttttttttaggCTATATCAttggtcttttttcttttttcttttttggttgcTTTGTGGTAGTTTTGATCCCCAATTGGTTATTGATTTTATTCACCTTACATAGGGACCAACAGAGATTTAAACCTAAGTTTAGATAAACCGTTTTGGTTTATAATCTTGTATTAGTTTATTTTCTACCTTTTGCATCTACGTATTGAACTGACCCATCAGAAATCCAATTTCTAAAGCTCCTTTTATCAACTTTTGACAACTTTTCTAGTGGAAACACATACATTATGCACACAAAAAATTGACTAGACAACCATAAGCATTTTTAGGTTGCAACTACAAACCAAAAGAAAGGATATAAAATGGCATTGGCTTATGGATGAATTTGGTAAGCTAGAGTTTGAAAGTAGAGGTTTCAATGGGGCAATTAGTACCTCATGTAGCATCCGGTTTTGTATTCACTCTTCTTGGCCTTTGGCATACTGTGAATACAATCAAAACCTACAATCTCAGAGGCTCTTCAAATTTCAAAGTACGTTTTTGGTACCCTCTTGATCGACCTTTTTCCAAATTCAAGTACTTGGAGCTCATTTTCATGTTCTCTTTTTCGATCATTGCAATTTTCAGACAATTTTGGGACTACCCTTTTGTTCATTTGTCTTTCAAAGTCATCAACTTGGAGCACGCTACCATGTTCCTACACCTTGCCATATTTTCAGGTTTTACCCTCTATAACGAGTTGAATCGCTCGTCAAATGTATTATTTGGTATCGATGGTGTCTTTGCAGTCTGTGTTTTCAGTCAGGAGCTATTCTTGCTCCATTTCCACTCAGCTGACCATAATGGCATCGAAGGCCATTACCATTGGCTCTTGCAAGTGATAGTGTTCGCGTCTCTTGTGTCTGTACTCGTAGCTGCTTGTTGTCCTACCAACTTCCCTGCAGCTCTTATTCTTTCATTATTGGTTGTTTTGCAAGGGTGTTGGTTTATGATCATGGGGTTCATGCTATGGGTTCCAAACTTAGTTCCTAAGGGCTGCAGTATGAGGATAATGGACAACGGCAAAGATGAAATGCTTGGAGCAGTCATTTGTGCCTCCGAAGAAGCTGATATGAGGGCACGGGCACTCGCCAACCTGCAATTCAGCTGGATACTAGCAGGAATTCTTATGTTTACTGGATTTATAAGCATCAAATGTACTAAATCTGAAAATTGCAGCTCGAAGATCCAATTAACGGATTATGAGCAGCTTTGAGTTGCCCAAGAGATACCCATGTGCATCGATATAGCTATCAGCAACAAGGTTGTGAAGGAGTTGAATCAATTGGCTAAAAGGGTCAAGACAATGTCATATGAAGAGAAAAGGCTGTGATTGTGTTATTAAAACCATCAATCATAATAAATACATAAAGAACTTAGGTATATCATCCAGACGTAACTAACATTGCACACGTTCCACGTATCGCAAATTGCACtctttttgttaatttttaatGGTTCATCCCGGTACATCTCGGATCAATATTGAGACCGAAACAAacttttaggtttttttttaaaaatgtgaTATATAGactatcaatttttttttctttttttgagaTTTTGTATGAAATCTTCACTAGGACAAAGATAGGATTGACTATTAAAATCTTACAGAATCTTTTCAAATATTATCAATCTTTTTCAAATTCTCTATTCTTAATCCAAATATGCAATTTAATCTTTGAATCTCTCATGTCTCACTTTACGAACTCTGAATCGATATTGAAATAGGGATTTTAACAAGGACTATATATTTAATAATCGAAACTA
It contains:
- the LOC127148806 gene encoding uncharacterized protein LOC127148806, with translation MGQLVPHVASGFVFTLLGLWHTVNTIKTYNLRGSSNFKVRFWYPLDRPFSKFKYLELIFMFSFSIIAIFRQFWDYPFVHLSFKVINLEHATMFLHLAIFSGFTLYNELNRSSNVLFGIDGVFAVCVFSQELFLLHFHSADHNGIEGHYHWLLQVIVFASLVSVLVAACCPTNFPAALILSLLVVLQGCWFMIMGFMLWVPNLVPKGCSMRIMDNGKDEMLGAVICASEEADMRARALANLQFSWILAGILMFTGFISIKCTKSENCSSKIQLTDYEQL